In Eretmochelys imbricata isolate rEreImb1 chromosome 14, rEreImb1.hap1, whole genome shotgun sequence, a genomic segment contains:
- the UTP18 gene encoding U3 small nucleolar RNA-associated protein 18 homolog isoform X1 codes for MEREPAGAAAGSRSTARKRGWVRAAKKRRRLLPRRGVAGVGGEEARRARHLGVLAGRPAVERCLEELVFGDSQGAEEEELLQRLRGPGKQLDVVTGNLLREDSSDSEVENEAKDNFPPSKKPAWVDDEDEAEEIVDMTHRYRKDMMKSDAEKKLTKENLQKRLQEQFQRSMGGVPFWAQKDKKKARKSENDDDSDEDDELLRKTGNFVSASETLPRDILQMKNCLDANNERPSDAKLRTVQFHPSAQVVMTAGLDRSISLFQVDGKTNPKIQSIHLESFPVYKAHFSADGEQVIATGTHSKLFYVYDMMSGNIIPVQQIRGMQEKFIRRFEVSPDGSLLLLTGTSGYLHLLAMKTKELIGSMKINGKAVASAFSPDSSKIYTNSNEGEVFIWDVKSRRCLNRFTDEGCLHGTCLAVSKNGQYVACGSCSGVVNVYTHDVCLRETNPKPVKAIMNLVTAATSLTFNPTTEILAVASSAADDAVKLVHIPSLTVFSNFPVFRRKLIYLAQSMDFSPRSGFFSIGNNKGKALLYRLKHYSDF; via the exons ATGGAGCGGGAGCCGGCAGGCGCTGCGGCGGGTAGTCGGAGCACCGCGCGGAAGCGTGGCTGGGTCCGGGCGGCGAAGAAGCGGCGGCGGCTGTTGCCGCGGAGGGGAGTCGCCGGCGTTGGGGGCGAGGAGGCCCGGCGCGCCCGGCACCTGGGGGTGCTGGCCGGGAGGCCGGCGGTGGAGCGGTGCCTGGAGGAGCTGGTGTTCGGCGACAGCCAGGGCgccgaggaggaggagctgctgcagcggTTGCGGGGCCCGGGCAAGCAG CTTGATGTAGTCACGGGAAATCTTCTAAGGGAGGACTCCAGTGACTCAGAAGTGGAGAATGAAGCAAAAGATAATTTTCCTCCATCTAAAAAACCAGCATGGGTGGATGATGAAGATGAAGCCGAGGAAAT AGTTGACATGACCCATCGTTATCGGAAAGACATGATGAAAAGTGATGCAGAGAAGAAGCTTACCAAAGAAAATCTTCAAAAGAGACTTCAAGAACA atttCAGCGAAGTATGGGAGGAGTGCCTTTCTGGGCCCAGAAAGACAAGAAGAAAGCCAGAAAAAGTGAAAATGATG ATGACAGTGACGAAGATGATGAACTGCTCCGCAAGACGGGCAATTTTGTGTCTGCATCAGAGACTTTACCAAGAGACATTTTACAG ATGAAAAATTGCTTGGACGCTAATAATGAACGTCCTTCTGATGCTAAACTGAGAACTGTGCAGTTCCATCCTTCTGCACAAGTAGTTATGACTGCTGGACTAGATCGGTCTATATCACTGTTTCAG GTGGATGGTAAAACTAATCCAAAGATACAGAGCATACATCTGGAAAGCTTTCCAGTCTATAAGGCTCATTTCAGTGCTGATGGAGAACAAGTTATAGCTACTGGTACACACAGTAAACTGTTCTATGTGTATGACATGATGAGTGGAAATATTATTCCTGTTCAACAAATAAGAG gaATGCAAGAGAAATTTATCAGAAGGTTTGAAGTATCTCCAGATGGATCGTTACTGCTGCTTACTGGGACCTCAGGTTATCTTCATTTGTTGGCAATGAAG ACAAAGGAGCTGATTGGCAGtatgaaaataaatggaaaggcTGTTGCATCAGCATTCTCTCCAGATAGCAGCAAAATTTACACAAATTCTA ACGAGGGTGAAGTTTTCATTTGGGATGTGAAAAGTAGGCGCTGTCTAAACAGGTTCACTGATGAAGGCTGCTTGCATGGAACATGTCTTGCTGTATCAAAAAATGGCCAGTACGTGGCATGTGG ctCCTGTTCAGGAGTTGTGAATGTGTATACCCATGATGTTTGCCTCAGAGAAACCAATCCTAAACCAGTTAAAGCCATAATGAACTTGGTTACAGCTGCTACGTCTCTGACCTTCAATCCCACCACAGAAATTTTGGCAGTGGCCTCCAGTGCAGCGGATGATGCAGTCAAGCTG GTACACATTCCTTCACTTACTGTATTCTCAAACTTCCCAGTGTTCAGAAGAAAGCTCATTTATCTTGCTCAGTCGATGGACTTCTCTcccagaagtgggtttttttccatAGGAAACAACAAAGGCAAAGCTTTGTTGTATAG gttgaaacATTATTCGGATTTCTAA
- the UTP18 gene encoding U3 small nucleolar RNA-associated protein 18 homolog isoform X2 has protein sequence MHGLDVVTGNLLREDSSDSEVENEAKDNFPPSKKPAWVDDEDEAEEIVDMTHRYRKDMMKSDAEKKLTKENLQKRLQEQFQRSMGGVPFWAQKDKKKARKSENDDDSDEDDELLRKTGNFVSASETLPRDILQMKNCLDANNERPSDAKLRTVQFHPSAQVVMTAGLDRSISLFQVDGKTNPKIQSIHLESFPVYKAHFSADGEQVIATGTHSKLFYVYDMMSGNIIPVQQIRGMQEKFIRRFEVSPDGSLLLLTGTSGYLHLLAMKTKELIGSMKINGKAVASAFSPDSSKIYTNSNEGEVFIWDVKSRRCLNRFTDEGCLHGTCLAVSKNGQYVACGSCSGVVNVYTHDVCLRETNPKPVKAIMNLVTAATSLTFNPTTEILAVASSAADDAVKLVHIPSLTVFSNFPVFRRKLIYLAQSMDFSPRSGFFSIGNNKGKALLYRLKHYSDF, from the exons ATGCATGGA CTTGATGTAGTCACGGGAAATCTTCTAAGGGAGGACTCCAGTGACTCAGAAGTGGAGAATGAAGCAAAAGATAATTTTCCTCCATCTAAAAAACCAGCATGGGTGGATGATGAAGATGAAGCCGAGGAAAT AGTTGACATGACCCATCGTTATCGGAAAGACATGATGAAAAGTGATGCAGAGAAGAAGCTTACCAAAGAAAATCTTCAAAAGAGACTTCAAGAACA atttCAGCGAAGTATGGGAGGAGTGCCTTTCTGGGCCCAGAAAGACAAGAAGAAAGCCAGAAAAAGTGAAAATGATG ATGACAGTGACGAAGATGATGAACTGCTCCGCAAGACGGGCAATTTTGTGTCTGCATCAGAGACTTTACCAAGAGACATTTTACAG ATGAAAAATTGCTTGGACGCTAATAATGAACGTCCTTCTGATGCTAAACTGAGAACTGTGCAGTTCCATCCTTCTGCACAAGTAGTTATGACTGCTGGACTAGATCGGTCTATATCACTGTTTCAG GTGGATGGTAAAACTAATCCAAAGATACAGAGCATACATCTGGAAAGCTTTCCAGTCTATAAGGCTCATTTCAGTGCTGATGGAGAACAAGTTATAGCTACTGGTACACACAGTAAACTGTTCTATGTGTATGACATGATGAGTGGAAATATTATTCCTGTTCAACAAATAAGAG gaATGCAAGAGAAATTTATCAGAAGGTTTGAAGTATCTCCAGATGGATCGTTACTGCTGCTTACTGGGACCTCAGGTTATCTTCATTTGTTGGCAATGAAG ACAAAGGAGCTGATTGGCAGtatgaaaataaatggaaaggcTGTTGCATCAGCATTCTCTCCAGATAGCAGCAAAATTTACACAAATTCTA ACGAGGGTGAAGTTTTCATTTGGGATGTGAAAAGTAGGCGCTGTCTAAACAGGTTCACTGATGAAGGCTGCTTGCATGGAACATGTCTTGCTGTATCAAAAAATGGCCAGTACGTGGCATGTGG ctCCTGTTCAGGAGTTGTGAATGTGTATACCCATGATGTTTGCCTCAGAGAAACCAATCCTAAACCAGTTAAAGCCATAATGAACTTGGTTACAGCTGCTACGTCTCTGACCTTCAATCCCACCACAGAAATTTTGGCAGTGGCCTCCAGTGCAGCGGATGATGCAGTCAAGCTG GTACACATTCCTTCACTTACTGTATTCTCAAACTTCCCAGTGTTCAGAAGAAAGCTCATTTATCTTGCTCAGTCGATGGACTTCTCTcccagaagtgggtttttttccatAGGAAACAACAAAGGCAAAGCTTTGTTGTATAG gttgaaacATTATTCGGATTTCTAA